The Aethina tumida isolate Nest 87 chromosome 6, icAetTumi1.1, whole genome shotgun sequence nucleotide sequence CGTCGAATGTATGTATAATTGATGGGCGTCTCGCCCACCGcaaagagagagagagagagagagagagagtcGTCGACACCTCGGTACAATAAGGCATACAACGGGGGgataaatacacaatatatatatatattgctgTAGAGTGTAGAGATGTTGCGAGGTCCGAGTCGGAGGGCGACGCGGACGCGGCGGGACTTCACGGAAGCCATCCGGCGCCATCTGTGGTCCGCGCGGCTCTCCGAGTCTCTTCCCGCCTTCACTTTTCACAAgcgctttttttttttttttttttttttttgtttcttcttATTTTCTTGTACGATAAATACGGACTAGTTTAAGTCTAGGGCTTTGGGCTGCTGATAGGTGGCGCTGACTGTCGATTGGTTCATTGTTTATTGTCGGTTGGGGGCGGAGCAGAGGCGGCGACTTACACATTAGAATTGTTTACATGTTGGGTCGAAGCGGACATTCAACATTTGCCCGAACGCAAAAAACGAATCACAGATTTTTTCGGGcacaattttctttataattagatATATCAGACTAAGACTAGGAGAACGGAAATTTAACGGCATATTTTTGAGTGTTGACTGGTTTTGCATTGCACGCGTCCAAAGAGTCGTTAATTgacctaaattttattagttaatgcCTCTCGTATTGACAATAAATATCACAGTTTGATCTCTTCATCAATGTTTGCTCTGGAAAATCCTCGTCTCCTTTCTACTTTTACTAATTGTTACGATAGAATTTCAATATGTCGCACAATTACAAAACCATCGTTtccaaaaatacaaaactttacataaattacacataaaaaagaaagagaaaataaaagaaaaagaagaagaagaagaagaagaagaagaacaacaacaataacatcAACAACAAGAACAACGAGTTTCTGCGAAACAGACGAACAAttagtttgaataatttttaggaaagtagaaaaaatagaaaaatgtgtCAATTGTGAATAAAGGATTAAATTCGTCCGTTTTCGGAGAAACAGTGTTGAATTGCACAGTCGAAGCGGCGCAAAATTCGTGCGTGAAAATTTTACATCAGCcttgtataaaattcattttgtcttttaaatatattaaatatatatatatttatataatatttcatgtatatataatataatcatcCTCATCAATTATCATCAGCGTCGTCTTCGTCGTCGTTATCAacgtcatcatcatcatcatcatcatcatctgaTCATCaatcattcaatattttattaaatttagtttagtaaCGTTGCTTATTGCGTcagtcaattatttaattattgcgtATATTCGTTTATCTACTCACACATTGCCTCGAACCGTTCAGCGTTCCGAGTTCAGTGTTCAGTGTTCGGCGTTCAACTCGCGCACTCGTACCAAAACAAATTGAATCCGTCTACGGACATCCGCACTCGTCGACGACCATCTTCGGCAGGTCCCTCTTGATGACGTCCCGGTTCGGTCCGTAATAGATGAGGGAGACGGAGCTGAACTTGAGAGGTGCGCAGCAGGGCTGCACCCCGCTCAGGTGGTGCGACTTCCTCGCCTCCTCCAGCACGTGCGTGTGGTAGGTGGCGTACGTGTCGGGCGTGCGATGTTGGCCGCAGTCTCCTCTGCAGTAGTTCGCGTAGTACCTGCACACGAACCAACAGAAAATGATGATCGAAACGGTGACTGTTTACTCACCCCTGCGGTGCTATCACCCAGTCGTCCCATCCGAGCGCCTTGAAGCTGACGTAGAACCTCTGTTTGCAGCACTGGTTCCCCGAGTCGGGCGTGCACTCCAGCGCCCTCCTCCTCACCCTTTTGGTGGCGTTCGGATCGGTGTGGATGACCAGGAACGGTCTGTTGGGGTTCTCTCCGCCCGTTCGCCCGTCCCGTTCGTCCTCACCTCGCGCCCCGTTGAAGAGATGCACTCGCCAGTTGGCGCAGCAGGCGCAGTCGACAAACAGCTTTAGTTTGTGGGCGCCGCCCGTGCTCAGCCACGAACGGACCGTTTCGGTGACATCCAGCTTCTGCCACCCGCTCGACCGCTCCTCCAACTTGGCGGACACCGGTTCGGCGGTCACCCTATCGAATTGCTGAAAGGCAAAGACACACGTACTCACTTGATCGAATCGTTGGGCGAGAAGGGACGGAATACTTACACTATTACTAAGTGTGACGGACTCTGGCAATCTATCGGATATGATTTTGAAGACGTAGATTTCTGTGTGTCGGCACTTGGGCCGTTTCTTCTTCTTCTCCTCCACCGCCTTGTAGTCGGCCTTGAGCCACAGGGCGGCCGTTCTCACCCTGAACTCGCCGCCCGTCATGGAACCACCCGCCTCCGGACTGATGGAGAACTCCAACAGTCTGTTTCTGTTGAGCGTCGAACCTGGAAGATTGATGACCGATGATTAGTGATCCGATTCCGGTCGTGGGTCATTAAGTCGCCGCAATAAATTTATCcactctttattttttctttctctTCTCCCTCGTccccttttttatttacttatctcCAATTGACTCTTCTACATTGTGAACATGTCACATTTCACCTTTCCTCTTCTTTCTTATTCTTTTGACGTAACACAATGTGGTCGGTCGGTCGGTCGGACTGAAAGTTTGGCGGATGCGCCGGTTTTACGAGCGGACATAAAAAGTGCATATTAGTGGTTTTTATCGGTGTAAAACATTTACAACCGCCACACCACAATATTATTGGAGTGTTTATGCACTCTTCAAGTTCATGATCCGTCGTAAAAGCACTTTTAGGTTTGCAGTTTGCAGTTTGCAGTTTGCAGTTTGCAGCTCGTGTGCACACTTTTAGTACGTCCTCCATAAATTCGTTATTGTTAATGAAATATGAACGATTATAAAGCGTGTCGTTTAAAAAGGAGTTTTTTCCTGCGGTGATTCGGTGCATCGTAAACGAATTAAAACAAGCTGTGTAGTGGAGTCGGAGTAAAAAGTTGGTTTAATGTGCGGCGATAAAAAGTGGGGAAACAAGTGTAGAGAACGTCAGAAAAAGACGACGACAAGACATCAACTTTTTTATCGTCATCATAATTGCATTGCATTGCTCTGCTCTGCAACCATCTATCTACATATCACTTTGAATTGGAAagaatggtggatgcgccgggAATTCCACGGATGGAATGAGGGATAGTGACCTCCAATCTCCGCATTCCCCGTCCGAATGCTGCACCGATTTCGCTGACGTCCTCGATAATCAATTCCGTTTGGTTGGAGTTTGGAGTAATGAACGTGTGTAATAAATAGATAGTCGCGAGTGCGTCCGTCGTCGCGACGCGtctcgtgtgtgtgtgtgtgtgtgaatgTGTGTGTGCCGCCGTTGTGCCGTCGTCGTCTGCGgggccgccgccgccgccgccgccgccgccgccgcctcgGACTGCAGGCAGCGGGTAGAAAGAGTGGATGGAACAGAGCGAGGCGAACGACGGACGGCGTCAGGTCGGAGCCATCGCATCGATCGACCGCGACTAGACGCGTCGCGACGCACAGATCACATCCTCTACATTCCATTGCCTTTTGCTTTGCTCCATTTCATCCTTTTCCTCCTTTCGAACCTCTTTCCGGCGATGATTTCTCCAATTCGATGCTCATCGAAGgaatttcgttttaatttaagagaGGAGGGAATGAATAAAGTTGAAACATTGTTTCGGTCGTGAACTTATTTGAATTCAGTTTCGTGGCAAACATGCGGACTTTCAGCAAGAACAGACCAAATGGAGTCGCGTGGCGTTAATAATTTCGTCGATAGTAAGAAAAACCTGCACGTGTCGATTGGTTGGTAAACCCGTCAATTTGTCCACGAAACTCCAACCTCGAACTTGTTGAGTCACAGGTGAAAATATTACTCTCTCTTTTTATCGTTTCGGTAACGGTCGAAAATAAATCAGTTCTTTCACTGACATCCGATGAAACGTTAAATCAATATCTTCAACATACAAACTATTGTAGTTACGGACTACGTAAATTTATGTCTCTCCTTCTTGTCGGTCAATTAGAAACTTTGGacgtttaattattgaatgggGCGATAATTACGTAATTAAGGGCAAGGCAAGTGTGAATCGGTGAATGATTTACGTGGGTCGTCGCGACGCCGCAACTTTCCTGTCAAGTTGCGTGCACGACACGACAccgttcaaattaaaataatgcgaATAAAAAATTGCCATGTGAGTCACGTGGCCAATACACTCTCAGCACTTGAAATGAGTGAGATTGAACATTTAATACTCGCAcaattattaagataattaccTGAAATCCACACCATCCATGGTTAAAAATAGActccaattatttatatgtgatTGAATTTCTTACATCAACaatctattttaaacatttcgcTTATTTGTTTTGAGAATAAGAGTGTGTAAATAGTGTTCCGTCATTGAAATTATCgacataattatacaaatattgtatCGAAAAGATTACACTTATTGATGTAAATCGATTCCAATTCGAATCATCCACATTTTTcagtttgatttattttaacaataaacgtTAATTAATTGCGTATTGTATTTggacaattcaattaaacaaattagagatgaaaatgtttgtttggCGATTGGCATGTTATTTTGCGGAGGGGAAGTAATGGAACGGAACGAACGGAATCAATGAAAACAGATTgcacaattacaattattagaaTTGGGGATGATTAAAAGCGAAATCGATATGGTGATTGATGGAGAGTTAGAGCAGCATTACCTTGCTCGGCGAAGGAGATGATCTCCGACGTCCTGGCGTAAAAGTCGTCGTAATCCTGCTGATCGCCGGCGTGTCCGTCGTGGCGGTCTCTCGCCTCCTCGGTGGTCCACGACCACTCCCGTCGTCTGGCGGCGCCCTCCGCAAAtgcgtcgtcgtcgtcgttgtCGTCGTCGTCCACGTCCTCGGCCCGGAACAGCGTCTCCAGCACCATCTCCTTCGGCATGCTGTGCGTCACGTTCGGCTTCTCTCTCAGGCCCAGCTTGGAGAGGATCTGCGACTTGATGGCTTCCAGGCGGAGACGGTCGGCGTCCGGCTGCCGagaaggaggaggaggaggaggaggagcaGGAGGAGGAGGATGATGGCCCGGCACGCGGTCGTGCAGCACGCAGTTGGGGCAGGGCGCGGGGTGGTGGTGGTGGCGGCGGTTGGCGTTGCTGTTGGGGATGGTGGCGGTCACCAGCACCGTCAGGGCGGCGACGCACACGACACGTGCCACCGCCATTATCTCACCTGGGTGAGGAACATGCCAGCGCGGACGTGGGGCGGCCGCCCGACTCACCGGCCACTGATGCTCGCGGAGCTCGCGCCGCCCCCATCGCCCGGTACCATCGCTCGTACTCGCCGCGAGAACCCCCGAACGCCGAACGTGCCGATATGCGGACTGACGGAGGAATATGGGAACGGGGAGGATGATGATGACGGACACGTGGTGGTTGCGTCGTGCAGTCGGTCCTCTCGCGACGGCGGTGTCTGGTCGACTGAGCCGCCGGAGACGGTGGGTCTGTCGCGAACGCGCCACACACTCCGCCACTCTCGGCCACTTTTGCTCCGCTCTTGCTTTGCCTTTCGCCTCTCCGTCGCTTCTTCGCTTCTTCGCTCATCACCGTCGGCCGCGTCTCGTCCGCCGCCGCCGTTCGTGTCCGCTCTCCCCAATTTATGGCAAATCTAAATACGGAAATGCGGAATGAATCATCGCGATTcgactgtgtgtgtgtgtgactGTCACACTTTCCAACAGTCGAACGGTCGAACTGTCGTTACTTAGTTTGGTGCAGATCGGAGCGAAGCAAAGCAAAGTGTGGCGTCAGGTTCGACAGACAGACAGATAGACAGACACTGAATGTctagacacacacacacacacacaccgaATTAATTTCGAATGCAAATCGACAAAAAATTCGCACGATATTCGCCATGGTCGTATCACGGATGGACCAATAAATCTTTACAGAGGCCGTTTCGTGTCTTCGCCACTCCGATCGACaccaattaattcaattcCTTCAGAAAAAATGTagtaaaaacaaatagaagGAATAGAAGTGACAATAAGAGGCAGGAAAAGGTGGAGAGAACGAGCGCGGCTATAATCGGTGGCACGCCATTGATTTGAGGTCGAGCAGTTATCTCAAAGCAAGAAACAATAAGGTGTTGTCTTAAACACACCTTTGGATCGTGATGTTGTGGGCAGAGGCGCCACGACACGAACTCTCCGaccacatttattataattgcttATTTATCTCTCACCCAATTCTAATTTATCGCCATCACACTAATAACGTTTCAACGTTGTTCGTTTTCAAGATCGTCCGACGATTAGTCAGTCGAAAGGAGAACACTTTCGTTTTCGcagcacacacacacacgtcgTCAGTTAGATCGGTGTGAAAATGAGCGAAAAACTGACCTCGTTACTTATTGTGTCATTGAGAGGTGTTTTTGCCAATAACCCCTCACCAATTCGACCAATGTGACCATTGTGACAGATgagaatttgaatatttgatcgATCGAAGGatcgtttaatatttagaatcgAGTTGGTGGAAATGAAGAGCCGAAGAGGCGAGAGTCGAGTCTGAAGTCGGTTTCGGTATCGATTCGATTTCATGAACTGCATGTGCATGTTGTTTTACGAGGATGCATTGTCTAGTAGTTTGGCCACCCTCCCTTCGCCCCTTCCCGCTGCCGCCCCTCCTCCACCCTCTTTGCTCGATTTATTCGCGTGTCCGAACATGATTTAACGCCATCCACTCCAAGAGCACACAGCAAAAATGCATGTACATACGTTTCTCATAAAAATGTTGcacattacaatattaatgagCGACAACAACAAAACTTTTACTCTTTTCGATAATTTATTGCCACTTGACGTTTCCTTTCACGTCTCTttcgtgttttttttttttttttttttttttttgggataTTATTACGTAGAAAAGTTGCTAGACTAAAACCGTCCTTGGACGACGACTAAAGTTTGCGTCGCGGCGACGATCGACCATGAAACGCACTCGGTCCCTTTTTCGATCGGACccgattatttaaaattatgcattTCGGGGGGACAAACGACATCCGTTTCAAATTAATTCCACGGGCAAACCGGACATTTGCATCCccattacatattaatagGTCGGATTCATTGATAGAGACGGACGACCCACAGttttacataaacaaattgaaatgtgAGTCGCCACGCGACCCCGATTTCAATCGAATCGATCGCGAACCAAATGGAAAATCAAACCGTacccataaaaaatttaaacttgccACAAGTCGATTCGTCGTCACTCGTTCAGCGATATTTGCGCGACATCTGTAAGTTGGACGACAAACTTTCACGTACGACACTCCAGATATTCGTAACTGCTTTCGAAATGTCGATTCAGTAGCGACCTCTGTGCGTTTCCTAAACTGTTTCAAAGGATAAGAAGAAAGAGGAGAAGGAGGAGAGAGGATTATGAAGTGAAATAAAGTAGAAGCAACAAAAGTGCGCGAAATGCGAAACGCAACGGAAATCCGAAAATCCGAAAAAGATGCATTTCTAATACTCCCTCGCGAAATATTAGATTACTGGAAACCGGTCAAACGCACTGTTTACCTTTCTCCCCCGTTCGTTGCATaaaggaaaaagaaaaaactgtTTGTCCCCCAAATCGCCCACacacttaattaattgataacgACGCGAGATGAACGAGTCGGATTAACAAAAGAATGTTTGACGCAACTCGATCTACTCGCTCTCCCACTCGATTTTCGTTTCGTTCTCAACGTCGATCAGTTGTGTCGTTCccggaaaataataaaagtcgaAATaaagcagcagcagcaacaaCAACAGAGTTTGAGCAAATAATAAGATTTGAAGAGTTGCTGAATGAATTTAGGTCGATATCGGGCGAAAAAAGAACCTTGGCGTAAGAAAAGTGTCTGCAGCATTGAAAGACGTCCCGTCGCGACAGACTCTGGATGGAGatgcaaattaatataaatgacgTAATCATAATCTCTTATTTTCGGTGGTTTCTGCATTTTATCCCGTCCATAATGTTTTGACTGGGAAGAAAgaaagagagagagagagagagagagagagagaggcTCCAGAAAAAGTTGTTGTTGACGTATTTCGGATCGGATCGGATCGGACTGGATtggaaattaatagaaatatgcttattattattatggtgCGGCCAAAAAAAGAGAACgtggaaaaaatgaaaagaaagaagaaagaaaaaaattgaaccgGTCAAGGATCGAccgcttatttaaatttacatcatTCTATAAAGTACAACatacacaaataatatttttttttttttttttttttttttatatatacatttctatacaatgtaaatgttgatttaaattaatatcaaatgatATTGTTGATTACAAACTTggtttatatgaaaaaatgaaattattaaagttattaaaaatgatttatttcgaGTTTTCtacattattgatttttaatataacttaattatgtataattatgattgtaaaaaataaaatcagaaaCAATGAAATgtgattgttttaataattatttatttaaattaaatattaaatacatttcgtattcctttgattaatattaattgctttatttatttgttcctattaaaaatttatgtgaatgtttaagtagatatttattttagttgaaaatatttgtattgcaatcgcaaattgaagaaaataaatgagaataataattgatcgGTGTGTGTAGGGCTTTAGGTTGGTTTTAAGTGGGCCATACGTTTTGTACTgcgatttgtttatttttgatcgGATTAAGTgaacattttattcatattaaccatatgataattttttattctgggAAATTCGCCGCAGCGGCGCTTTTGATTCCGCTCTTCTTCTCCTTCTCCTTCTTCTTTTTtccttataaataacaatgccGAAACGATCGGTTATCGTTTAAATCGCGAATGCATAAACCAGCGAGATACATTGTAACCGAATTCCTCCTTTCTTCTTTCGCCTCTCCTCTGCTTCTTTCtgtgttttgtttgtttgtttgtttgtttgttccgttcgaaattaataaatatttgtcgtgatgattttttttcAGTCGCAGAATCTCGACCTTTCCCAACTTTTACGTCGATTAAGTGAATTactgtaaaaacatttttatcaagtCTCGCCGTGAAtcacgttttgtttattttattgtggttAATTATTTGTGCACTTATCAATCGACGATTCGCAATCGATTCGGGATCAGGATCTGAAGGTATTCGCAGATTCTAATTACGATTCTCTTCGTCAGTCATCAGTTACAAAAGTAACGTTGCCCAAAGAAGGATCCTTTCTTTAATTGTTCACAACAATTGCAGAGTGCAAAAGTTCGAAAGTTCGTTGATAATGATTGTTTATCTCGCTTTAACAAACATTCAGAAAAATAGGTGCATCGCCAATGCGACGTGGTGCTCAATGCTCAGCAACGGTCGTCTTCGACGGCACAGAGATAGAGATAGAgggagagagagagagagagagagagattagaataataaaaaagaaaaaggttTTGAAAAAAGACAGTTGGTGGTCGAGTGGTTCGGTTTgatttgcaattttaatttttcctacCTGGCCGCTGCGACGACAGTAGGTAGAGAGGACGGAGAGGAGATCACATTAAACCCTTTATTGGATCGAAACGGGAACCAACTGTTGCAGCACCGGGAAAGGGTACGCGAGGCACCACTTCCCATCTGTCGCCGAGAGCGAAGGTGCAACATGCAGCACATGGCGCTTCGGATGTGGGAAACGCTCTCCACTCTCGCCCTTATCTCCACGACAATTATCGACCAATTTGTGAGGCGCTGTGTTCTAATGGCGGACCAGTTGAAAAGAGCATTAGTACCGAGTACTTAGCACCGAGTGCCGAGTGCCGAGTGCCGAGATAAGAGCGTTTCAAAATGTCAAGTTCATTAGGTCACCCTTATCGCAGCGGTACGACAAAACGTTTTTTCTTTAAGGTCCCATCTTTTTACTTGAATCCCTTCTTTTGTTTTCCGACCGTTGCGTCACGCCGTCTAAAGAtagaaatttgttttgttccgTTCCGTCCAAGCGAAATTAGAACCAAAAATAAGAAATCCAGCAAGTTTTTCTTCCGGTGCCATTTGATAGGTGCGGTGTCGGATTAGCAGATCGAATTATCCCGAATTACCGAGTTATCGAACCCTGGActggcattttttttttttttttttttttttttcattacttCGGAATTATGAACGGAATGTGGGACGGACGAGAGTGTGGTTCTTTCGAGTTTAATCGAAGCCACGAGTGCGGTCCGATGCAAATTGATGAATCGGTAATTCGGACAAATCCATCTTTTGCTGCGATTCTCCAAATTACGTAACggacattaacaattttaattcggCCGAGAGTCGGTCCTTCTCTCGCATTATGCGCGGGACGAAGGACGATCGCGGCTTCcttcattcattatttataaatcgaCGTGTGCTCTTCTAATCTCTTTCTTCCTCTCTTCGATTGCTTATTAATCAATCACCTCT carries:
- the LOC109605513 gene encoding inhibin beta chain; the protein is MAVARVVCVAALTVLVTATIPNSNANRRHHHHPAPCPNCVLHDRVPGHHPPPPAPPPPPPPSRQPDADRLRLEAIKSQILSKLGLREKPNVTHSMPKEMVLETLFRAEDVDDDDNDDDDAFAEGAARRREWSWTTEEARDRHDGHAGDQQDYDDFYARTSEIISFAEQGSTLNRNRLLEFSISPEAGGSMTGGEFRVRTAALWLKADYKAVEEKKKKRPKCRHTEIYVFKIISDRLPESVTLSNSQFDRVTAEPVSAKLEERSSGWQKLDVTETVRSWLSTGGAHKLKLFVDCACCANWRVHLFNGARGEDERDGRTGGENPNRPFLVIHTDPNATKRVRRRALECTPDSGNQCCKQRFYVSFKALGWDDWVIAPQGYYANYCRGDCGQHRTPDTYATYHTHVLEEARKSHHLSGVQPCCAPLKFSSVSLIYYGPNRDVIKRDLPKMVVDECGCP